GTTGCTTGATAAAGCCTTGGAATCTTCAGGCTGTTGTAAACACGAAACTCTCTGTCGAGACATGCATTTGGATTTCGCATGGCCTGATTAAGAACAACAGACCCATCAGGATCCGATAAAGAGCGATGAAATGTTCCTCTTGGGATATTGAGAATGTCTCCCCCGCTTTCCAAACGAACGATGTGAAAAGGTTGCGCCCAAGCCAAATTCACCAAGTAGAAGGTTCGTCCACCACTTGCAGCGAGCAGATTGTCGTCTTGGTGAGGATGGAGATAAAATTGCCAAGCCCCACTCTCTTCAGCATCCGGCGGACTCACAGCTGGTCCACGATGTATCACTAAGTCGCGAGCATTCGAGTCAGCAATAGTGACATCAAAAAAGCGAACAGATGGGGTATCGCGAAATCGCGTGTAAGGAATAAGCTCAAACATCTCAACGAAAAATTAGTAGTTAGCTTTAACGCCTATACCTCGTTTAATCCGTAGCGGATGCCACTCATCCACCCAAATAAGCCATCTCGGCATGATGGTTTACTGGCTGCTCTAACCCACGCTGCTCACTAAAACGGTCCGACCGTACAGACCACAACTCGCTCAGAGCGTTTTGCAGCAACGAATCTGCAACATCCTCACGAAGCCACTGACGCAAATCGGTGCCTTCACTGGCAAACAAGCAGGTAAAAGCTTGACCATCGGCTGTAATCCTTAAGCGGTTGCAATCGGAACAAAAAGGCTCGCTAATGGAGGCAATCGTACCCACAATCCCACCACCATCTTGATACGACCACTGCCGACTCGTCCCAGCAACGGGTCGACCAATAGGTTGAATCGGCCAATGGCGATGAAGGAGCTGAATCATCTCCTGAGCAGGCATGACCTGATCACGGCACCAGCCATTGCGATTGCCAACGTCCATATATTCGATCAAACGCAACTGCAACCGTTGTTGCCTGGCCAAACGCGCCAATGGAATCAACTGATCATCATTGAAGCCGCGTTGGATCACGGCATTGAGCTTGAGGCCGCCTTGCGCAGGATCAAATCCAGCAGCACGAGCGGCATCAATTCCAGCCAATACCCTCGCGAACAGGGCATTCCCAGCCTCAGGGCCAGAACGCAAACCTGCCATTCGCGCGATACTTGCGCCATCTACGGCATCCAAGCTGATCGTGATGCGATCCACTCCAGCAGCTCGCAACCGTCTCGCCTTGTTGTCGTTTAGAAGAGAACCGTTGGTCGTGATAGCAACCTCTTTCAAACGGCTGAAGGGGTGAGCAGCCGTCTGCCTTCCAAGCGAAAGGGCATCAAGAAGCGGCCAAAGGCGTTCGGTGAGCAAAGGTTCACCACCGGTCAAGCGAAGAGTGTGGGCACCTAATCGGCAAGCAGCAGAAATTAAGCGCAGCTGGTCTGCGGTCGTAAGTAAACCGGGCGGCTCAATACTTTCTGGACAGCAATAAGGGCAAGACAAATTGCACCGTGCCGTTAGCGAAAGCCTCAAAACCCCAAGGGGCCTTGCAAGACGATCAGTGACTGGCGAGGGCATCGTCATGTCCCAAACGGGGCAAGATCAGCAGGGCAGTTGGCATTACGCAAAAATTCTGCTTGGAAGCCAAGAGTCCGATACGGAACCCTTTCTAGCCATTTCATCCAACTTCGCTCATCGGCAGACATTTGAAATTTGATGCTGTCTCGGTAAAGAGAGGAATTGGGATAAATACCAAACAATGGCTGAAGGGTATGACCATCGTGAGCGACTACAGCCAAAGTGGGTTGTTCGTTCCAGGCTGCAATCAAGGCAACAAGGAGCTCAGTCTCCAACCAAGGCATATCAACAGGCAGTGTTAACCAGCCTTGGGCTTCGTCCTGATCGAACATGGCGAGCATCGCAGCAAGAGGTCCCTTCCCAGGGGAAGGATCTAACTTGCAATCCACACCCTCCAGTTTTGAAACAAGCGCATGGTGACTGGGGCTCGAACTCACGACAACTGCTTCAAGACCAAGTTGGAGGCACAAATCGACAGTGTGAGTCAACCAACAGCCTCCCTTTGGATGGGGGATCAAAGCTTTATCTCGGCCCATTCGGCGACTGGAACCACCGCAGAGGACACACGCCAACAGGGTGCCCACTTGTTAGAAACCCGTCTATAGACATCATCAATCGGCACATGGAACAGTTGTGTAGCGAATACGACCATTAGGCGACAGGCAATCCCTTTATCACTCAACTGAAGTCCTCAGATCAAGTGCCATTCCGTATCTGAGACAACCATGCAAATCACAATTGGATGGTTTAGTGAATGATCGGCTTGCATATGCGCCGTTTTTTGAATCCTGAGTGCGTTTTTTAAGAGACCGGGGTTTATTCCAATTTTATTAATTCCCCATGCTTGGAGAACTCTGGTCGTTCCAGGGGAGATACCGAACTCTTCATCTCACCTGGTTCGCATTTTTTCTGACCTTTGTCGTCTGGTTCAACCTGGCGCCCTTGGCTACCACCGTTAAGGCCGATTTGGGATTAACTCTCGGTCAAATCCGCACCGTTGCCATTTGCAACGTAGCCCTCACGATCCCAGCCCGCGTTCTGATTGGAATGCTCCTCGACAAATACGGGCCTCGACTGACCTATTCCAGCCTGCTGGTTTTTTCAGTCATTCCTTGCCTGATGTTCGCCTCAGCCCAAGACTTCAATCAATTAGTTGTTGCACGCCTGCTTTTATCCATCGTGGGTGCAGGCTTTGTGATCGGGATCCGCATGGTTGCCGAATGGTTCCCACCGAAAGAGATCGGTCTAGCTGAAGGAATCTATGGCGGATGGGGCAATTTCGGATCAGCGTTCTCGGCTTTAACACTTGTAGGACTGGCCGGATGGCTCTCGTTCTCAGGCGGCTTCGAGCTGCCATCAGGCGCTGTCCTTAATTGGCGTGGTGCCATTGCTCTAACAGGGATTATTTCTGCTGTATACGGCTTTATTTATTACTTCAACGTTAGCGATACACCTCCTGGTAAGACTTATCAAAAGCCTGAGCGAACAGCAGGCTTGGAAGTCACATCGATGCGTGATTTCTGGGGTTTGCTGGGGATGAATGTACCGTTTGCCGCCATTCTCTGTGTGCTTTGTTGGCGCCTACAAAAAGTTGGCTTCCTGAATGCAGGAACCTACCCACTAGCCCTAGGGGCTGTTCTGATCTGGTTTATCTTTCAGACCTGGGGAATCATTCGCACCAATCGTGAGCTAATCATGGGTACGAAGACGTACCCCAAAGAAGATCGCTACGAATTCAAGCAGGTTGCCATTCTTGAACTCACTTACATTGTGAACTTCGGATCAGAGTTGGCCGTCGTATCGATGTTGCCAACATTTTTCGAAACCACTTTTGATCTACCCAAGGCAACCGCTGGAATCCTTGCCTCCTGCTTTGCTTTTGTGAATCTTGTCGCTCGCCCAGCTGGTGGTCTGATCTCAGACAAACTCGGCAGTCGTAAGAACACCATGGCATTTTTAACAGGAGGCCTAGGGATTGGTTATCTCGTGATGAGCATGATCAAACCTGGCACGTTCAGCGGAACGACAGGGATCATCATTGCTGTGTTGATCACCATGCTTGCCTCCTTCTTCGTTCAATCAGGAGAAGGGGCTACGTTTGCACTTGTTCCGTTGGTGAAGCGTCGCGTCACGGGCCAAGTCGCTGGTTTGGTTGGTGCATACGGCAACGTCGGAGCTGTGACTTATCTAACGATTTTTAGTCTGCTTCCGATGTGGATGGGTGGGGGTAAAGATCCTTCACCAGAAATCATCGCAGCCTCCAATAGTGCTTTCTTCCAAGTTCTGGGGGTCGCTGGCCTGATTGTTGCTTTCTTCTGCTTCTTTTTCCTCAAAGAACCTAAGGGTTCCTTCGATGACTTACATGAAGGGGAAACAGCGAGTCCTGAATTCGCCAACAACTGATTCCATATACCTATTCATAACTGCAGTGCACCCGGCGTCATTGACTCCGGGTGTTTCTAAATACCTATCTTCAAATCATGGCAGAGCAAACCACATCCATTCGCAGTCAATGTCCTTATTGCGGAGTGGGGTGTGGTTTGGACTTACAACCACCAGCAAAAAAGGGGGAGGCCGTCAGGCGAGATGCAGATGGAACCCCCATGTGGACGGCTAGAGGAGATCGACAGCATCCATCAAGTCTCGGTCAAGTTTGCATCAAGGGGGCCACAGTCGGAGAAACCCTATCGAGGGGCCGCCTGGATCAACCCCTCGGTCGAACCAGTCTTGATGATGACTTCCAACCGATCAGTTGGGATGAAGCTCTTGAGCGCATCTCAAGCCAAATCAAAACAAGCCTGGAATACAAGGGACCAGACTCCATCGCCATGTATGGCTCCGGACAATTCCATACCGAAGACTATTATTTGGCTCAAAAACTACTCAAAGGAGCGCTAGGAACTAATAATTTCGACGCCAATTCAAGACTTTGCATGAGTTCTGCCGTCGCGGGTTATACCCGCAGCTTGGGCTCAGATGGTCCCCCATGTAGCTATGAAGACCTAGACCACTGCACTGTGGCGTTTCTCATCGGAACCAACACCGCTGAATGCCATCCAGTGCTCTTTCAACGATTACTTAAACGTAAAAAAAGACATCCTGGCTCTGTCACCATCGTGGTAATTGACCCACGCCAAACCGATACCGCAAAGGCTGCTGACATCCACCTGGCGGTAGCTCCTGGGAGTGACCTTGCCCTCCTTCACGGCATCGCCCACCTGGTGATGCGTGAAAACGGACAGGACCCTACATTTATCGATAATTGCACAGACAACTACGACTCCTTTTTTGATGTCGTAGCCCGCTGGACGCCTAGACGGGTGGCCTTGTTTTGTGGCATTCCTGAAAAACGCCTACGGGAAGTCGCCCAACTTTTTCATCGTCGTGAAAAAGTCTTAAGCCTCTGGTCGATGGGAGTAAATCAACGGCGAGAAGGAACCGCCGTCGTGGGTGGAATCATCAATCTGCACTTATTAACAGGACAAATCGGCAAGGAAGGAGCCGGACCTTTTTCACTGACAGGGCAACCCAACGCCATGGGAGGCAGAGAAGCAGGTGGCCTCTCCCATCTTCTTCCTGGATATCGCCAAGTCACGAACCCAGAGCACCGCGCTGAAGTCGAGCAAACCTGGGGATTTCCCAAAGGGAAAATTTCTCCCAATCCTGGCCTAACGGCCTGGCAACAGGTCGAGGCGATGGAACGAGGAGAGCTGGATTTGTGGTGGGTCGCTGCGACCAACCCTCTCGTGAGCATGCCAGACCTTGAACGCGTAAAAACAGCGATGAAGCGCTGCCCATTAGTCGTTGTTAGTGAAGCTTATACAGACTCAGAAACATCGCATTACGCTCACCTACTTCTACCAGCTGCTCAATGGAGTGAAAAATCAGGAACCATGACCAACTCTGAACGCAGGGTTACTTACTGCCCTGCATTTAGGAATCCCAATCGAGAAAGCCGTGCTGATTGGGAGGTCTTTGCCGAGATCGGAAAGCGGCTTGGTTTTGAAAAACAATTTACATACGATTCTGCGGCTGAGGTCTATGCAGAATTCACAGCACTAACGAAAAAGCGATTATGTGATGTCTCAGGGTTAAGTCATGACGTTTTGGCCAAAGAAGGGCCACAACAATGGCCATTTCCACAAGACAGTTCACCATCTCAAGAGACAAAACGGCTCTACACCAATCAAAAGTTTTCAACCGCGAATGGACGTGCACGATTCTGTACCGACCAACCGCTTGGTCTTGCAGAACCACCCTGTGACACCTACCCACTGGTTCTCACCATTGGCAGATATCTGGGGCAGTGGCACACCATGACGCGCACCGCGAAGGTGAAGCGCTTAACAACGATGCACCCCGAACCTCTGCTTGAGATTCACCCAAAGGATGCCGATCAGTTCGCTGTTCAACATGGAGAACTCGCGGCCATCAGCTCACGCCGCGGTCAACTCACCGCTCGCGTGCTGGTCACAGACAAGATCCGAAAGGGCACGGTGTTTCTTCCGATGCATTGGGGTTTTACGCAAACTCACGCCTGTGAGGTCAATGCGCTGATGCATGACCATGCTTGCCCCATTTCGAAGCAACCTGAATTGAAAGCCAGTGCCGTCATCGTGGCCCCAGCCGTCTCAGTTATCAAACCCATCGAACAGCATGGCAATCGCCTAGATATTTTGCGGCGCATGATCATCCCAGCACTTCGTTGAAAGCAGCATCCAAGTTGTGGTGATCATGGCCAGGGCGCGCCAACTTACACAAAGCAAAACGCTCTAATTCGAACAAAGAAGCCCATTGGCTAACACTGATCTCAATCGATTTCTTTCGAGCCGATTCCTGCACAATGCTGGGTAGCTCTCCCAACACTTGCCATGGTTCATCAACCCCAATCGGCAAGTCTTTAGCCATCCCCTCTGCCATCAACCGAGTCAGAAGTCGCAAGTGCTTACGCAACTCATTCAATGCTGGTAATTCATCAGGCCAATCCACAAGCATTTGGCGCTGTTCCTGAGTGAACTCAAGCCAATGGCTCAATTTCAGCTTGACGCCGATGAGATCTAGCTTCCGGCGTACACAAAGAGGAATGCAACGCCAGTTCCCAACAAAATCTTTCTCAAACCCAAAGCAATGACTGGCTTGATTCATGCATTCAACGACATAAATTGTTCATGTTGAACCATTTATAGACATCGCTCCCGAAAATGGTCTCAATCGCAACCTCGAACTTCAACATTCAAAGAGAAGATTTTTCGAGCTTATGACCTCTTCTGTGCGTTTAGCCATTTCACTTGGACTTCTTCTTGGCTCTCTTCACGGCTGGTATACCAGCGAAGCCAATGCACATGCAGGCACGCCCTACGGCGTTAAGAATGTGAATTATCCTGGAGCTTTTCCTTCATTTGGTAGCGATTCACTCAACACGTTTCCATAGTGAGAGTCTGAATTCTTCAATTTAGGCATGAACTCTGGGGTCGTCTCTACAGGAAATCGCAGCCAAATCGCAATAGCGACGGGCTTTCTAGGAGCCTTCATTGTTGGGTCGCTTGCGGTACAAATGGTGCGAAGTCAAGTTGGGGTTGCGAGCAACGGCAATAGACCCAACGCAAAAGTGGAGCCAGTGATTGCTTCACCAGCCACCCTCTGGGCCGATATGGGATCCCGCAGCGAGTTGGTGGAGGAACTTTCGTCATCACCAGCCATCAACGCATCGCCAAAAGCCGTAGTCGATCCAGTTGTGGGATCTGAGGCAACACTGTGGTCTGCCTTAGGAAACCGCTGAACATGGAAGAAGGCCTCACTCACCTCAACACAGCAGGTGAAGTTCACATGGTTGACGTGGGTGATCGCCGTCCAACGAAACGCGAAGCAACAGCTAGGGGCTGCCTTCAAATGCAGCCAACCACGCTGGAACTGATCCGTTCCGGAAACACACCGAAAGGTGATCTCCTTGCTGTTGCGCGAGTCGCTGCCATACAGGCGGCAAAACGGACCTGGGAACTGATTCCCCTTTGCCACCAGTTACCACTCAGTGGAGTGGAAGTCACGATTGAACCGGATTCCTCACTACCGGGCCTCATCCTGTGCTGCCGGTGCAGCACAACAAACAGCACGGGTGTTGAGATGGAAGCGATGACATCAGTGTCCATTGGATTACTCACGCTTTACGACATGCTCAAGTCCATTGATCCAGGGATGACCTTGGGTCAGATCGCTCTCACCCATAAAGATGGAGGTCGCAACGGTGCCTGGTCCCGCTGAACCCTATGGGCGCGAAGGGTTACCTCTTAGCGAAGCCAGACATCGCCTTCTCGAAGACATCAGCCCGATCAATGCCCTCACAACCGTGCTTCTCCAG
The Synechococcus sp. CC9311 DNA segment above includes these coding regions:
- a CDS encoding GTP 3',8-cyclase MoaA, with translation MTMPSPVTDRLARPLGVLRLSLTARCNLSCPYCCPESIEPPGLLTTADQLRLISAACRLGAHTLRLTGGEPLLTERLWPLLDALSLGRQTAAHPFSRLKEVAITTNGSLLNDNKARRLRAAGVDRITISLDAVDGASIARMAGLRSGPEAGNALFARVLAGIDAARAAGFDPAQGGLKLNAVIQRGFNDDQLIPLARLARQQRLQLRLIEYMDVGNRNGWCRDQVMPAQEMIQLLHRHWPIQPIGRPVAGTSRQWSYQDGGGIVGTIASISEPFCSDCNRLRITADGQAFTCLFASEGTDLRQWLREDVADSLLQNALSELWSVRSDRFSEQRGLEQPVNHHAEMAYLGG
- a CDS encoding nitrate reductase associated protein, encoding MNQASHCFGFEKDFVGNWRCIPLCVRRKLDLIGVKLKLSHWLEFTQEQRQMLVDWPDELPALNELRKHLRLLTRLMAEGMAKDLPIGVDEPWQVLGELPSIVQESARKKSIEISVSQWASLFELERFALCKLARPGHDHHNLDAAFNEVLG
- a CDS encoding molybdenum cofactor guanylyltransferase: MGTLLACVLCGGSSRRMGRDKALIPHPKGGCWLTHTVDLCLQLGLEAVVVSSSPSHHALVSKLEGVDCKLDPSPGKGPLAAMLAMFDQDEAQGWLTLPVDMPWLETELLVALIAAWNEQPTLAVVAHDGHTLQPLFGIYPNSSLYRDSIKFQMSADERSWMKWLERVPYRTLGFQAEFLRNANCPADLAPFGT
- the moaC gene encoding cyclic pyranopterin monophosphate synthase MoaC, whose amino-acid sequence is MEEGLTHLNTAGEVHMVDVGDRRPTKREATARGCLQMQPTTLELIRSGNTPKGDLLAVARVAAIQAAKRTWELIPLCHQLPLSGVEVTIEPDSSLPGLILCCRCSTTNSTGVEMEAMTSVSIGLLTLYDMLKSIDPGMTLGQIALTHKDGGRNGAWSR
- a CDS encoding molybdopterin oxidoreductase family protein, whose product is MAEQTTSIRSQCPYCGVGCGLDLQPPAKKGEAVRRDADGTPMWTARGDRQHPSSLGQVCIKGATVGETLSRGRLDQPLGRTSLDDDFQPISWDEALERISSQIKTSLEYKGPDSIAMYGSGQFHTEDYYLAQKLLKGALGTNNFDANSRLCMSSAVAGYTRSLGSDGPPCSYEDLDHCTVAFLIGTNTAECHPVLFQRLLKRKKRHPGSVTIVVIDPRQTDTAKAADIHLAVAPGSDLALLHGIAHLVMRENGQDPTFIDNCTDNYDSFFDVVARWTPRRVALFCGIPEKRLREVAQLFHRREKVLSLWSMGVNQRREGTAVVGGIINLHLLTGQIGKEGAGPFSLTGQPNAMGGREAGGLSHLLPGYRQVTNPEHRAEVEQTWGFPKGKISPNPGLTAWQQVEAMERGELDLWWVAATNPLVSMPDLERVKTAMKRCPLVVVSEAYTDSETSHYAHLLLPAAQWSEKSGTMTNSERRVTYCPAFRNPNRESRADWEVFAEIGKRLGFEKQFTYDSAAEVYAEFTALTKKRLCDVSGLSHDVLAKEGPQQWPFPQDSSPSQETKRLYTNQKFSTANGRARFCTDQPLGLAEPPCDTYPLVLTIGRYLGQWHTMTRTAKVKRLTTMHPEPLLEIHPKDADQFAVQHGELAAISSRRGQLTARVLVTDKIRKGTVFLPMHWGFTQTHACEVNALMHDHACPISKQPELKASAVIVAPAVSVIKPIEQHGNRLDILRRMIIPALR
- a CDS encoding MFS transporter, which codes for MLGELWSFQGRYRTLHLTWFAFFLTFVVWFNLAPLATTVKADLGLTLGQIRTVAICNVALTIPARVLIGMLLDKYGPRLTYSSLLVFSVIPCLMFASAQDFNQLVVARLLLSIVGAGFVIGIRMVAEWFPPKEIGLAEGIYGGWGNFGSAFSALTLVGLAGWLSFSGGFELPSGAVLNWRGAIALTGIISAVYGFIYYFNVSDTPPGKTYQKPERTAGLEVTSMRDFWGLLGMNVPFAAILCVLCWRLQKVGFLNAGTYPLALGAVLIWFIFQTWGIIRTNRELIMGTKTYPKEDRYEFKQVAILELTYIVNFGSELAVVSMLPTFFETTFDLPKATAGILASCFAFVNLVARPAGGLISDKLGSRKNTMAFLTGGLGIGYLVMSMIKPGTFSGTTGIIIAVLITMLASFFVQSGEGATFALVPLVKRRVTGQVAGLVGAYGNVGAVTYLTIFSLLPMWMGGGKDPSPEIIAASNSAFFQVLGVAGLIVAFFCFFFLKEPKGSFDDLHEGETASPEFANN